CTGATGTTCAACGACTGCTCGTTGCAGGGCGCGGGCGTGGTTGCCGAAGTATTCCAGGCTGCAAACGAACTGGCGTCGTCCGGATCGGGCGGCTCGTTGTATGACGTTTCCTTCCTGTCGGCCGACGGCGGCATGGTGACCTCGTCATCCGCGCTGCGGGTGTGGACCGACGGACTCGATGCGCGGCATTACGGCGGCTTCGACGCGTTGTATGTCGCCGGTGGCAAAGGTGCGTTCGCCGCAGCCGGCGACGAGCGGCTGATTGCCTGGTTACGACGCATTCGCCGCAATACCGGCATGATCCGGCCGATCGCCGAAGGGCGCGTGCTGCTCGAGGCCGCCTATGTGCCGGACAGCAAGGACAGTGGCGATTTCCACGAGCCGCAGTCGATGCCGTCGCGCCAGGCCGAACAGAACGGCGATGCGGGCGACCGGCTCGAATCGATGCGAAGCGCGCTCGCCATGATCAAGCGCGATCTCGGCAGCGCGACCGCCCGCACGGTGGCCGAGCGACTGCTCGCCGATTCGTGCTCGAATCTCGCGCCGCTGCTTGGCGAAGACGGCGGCTTGAGCCCCGGTGACAAAGTGCGCGCGGCGGCCCGCTGGCTGCAAGAAAACTGCCAGCAGTCGATTTCGATTGCCGATGCGGCGCAGTTCGCCGCGATGAGCGAGCGCAACTTCCTGCGCCGCTTCAAGATGGAAATGGGTATCACGCCCTCGAGTTTTCTGTTGCATGAGCGCCTCGCGGTGACCTGCAGCCTGCTGACCGAGTCGGAATTGCCGGTAGACAAAATCGCCCGGCGCACCGGAATGGGTAACGGTGACCGGCTTGCCAAGGTCTTCCGCAAGCGGATGAGAATTTCCCCCACTGAGTTCCGGATTCAAAGCCGCCGCATGGTCGGAGGATAGGGATAAGGGATAACGCGCGCGCGGAGGGGCTGACCGCGCCTATCACGTAGTGTTTCAGCAAATCGTTCGTTGTCTAACAGAATTATAAGGAATGCGAATATGTTGATTAAGGGAGATGTGAGCGCTGCGTCGGTGAACCCGGACGGCGCACTTGCCGGGACCACCGGTGCGCGTTGCGCGCGCATCGTCCCGGTCATCCTTGCCGGTGGTTCGGGCACGCGGCTGTGGCCGGTGTCGCGCGAAAACTATCCGAAGCAACTGATCGACGTCGTCGGCTCCGACTCGCTGTTGCAGGCGACCGCGCGCCGGATGGACGGCTTTCCCGCCGGCTGGAATGTGGACGTGTCGCCGATCATCGTATGCGGCGAAGAACACCGGTTCGTGATTGCGGAGCAGCTTCTTGAAAACGGCGTGAACGCGCGTCTGGTTGTCGAGCCGGCACGGCGCGACACGGCGCCGGCGTTGACGCTTGCGGCGTCGCTCGCGTGCGCGGACGGCAACGACGCGATTCTGATCGTGATGCCCGCCGACCATTCGATCGCGGATGTGCCCGCGCTGCAAGGCGCGCTGGAACGTGCGGCGCGGTACGCGGAACAGGGTTCGATCGCTACGCTGGGCGTGCCGCCCACGCGCCCCGATACGGGCTTCGGCTATATCCGCATCGGCGCGCCGTTGACTGAGGGCGCGCATGCGATCGACGGCTTCGTCGAGAAACCGGCTGAGGAAATCGCCGCGCAGTACGTCGCGGCGGGCACGTATTGGTGGAACGCAGGGATCTTCGTCGTACGGGCACGTGTGTGGCTCGATACGCTGAAACGCCTGCAGCCCGAGATGCATGCGGCCTGCGAACGGGCATTCGCGGACGGCCGCAGCGAAGGCGCGTATTTCCGTCCGCTGGCAGACGCATTTCTGAGTTCGCCCGCGGACTCGATCGACTACGCGGTGATGGAGCGTCTGACTGATGAGAGCGATGTAAGTAACGCGAGCGACGTCAGCGCTGCGAACGAGGCACCCGCACCCCGCGGCACAGACCCGCGCGTATCCGGTGCGAATCCGTCCGGCGTGGTGGTCCGCCTCGATGCCGGCTGGTCGGATCTCGGTTCCTGGGACGCCGTCTGGGCCGCGATGGAGAAGGACGTCAACGGCAACGCCGGGCGCGGCCGCGTGACGTTCGAAGGCGCGGTGTCGAGCTATGCGCATTCCGAAGGCCGGCTGGTCGCCTGTGTCGGCACGACCAATGTGGTGGTCGTCGAAACGGCCGACGCCGTGCTGGTGGTCGACCGTTCACATGTGCAGGACGTCAAGGGCCTGGTGTCGCGCATCAAGGCGCAGCACGCCCCCGAGGCCGACGTGCATCGCAAGGTGC
The sequence above is drawn from the Paraburkholderia sp. BL23I1N1 genome and encodes:
- a CDS encoding helix-turn-helix domain-containing protein; its protein translation is MTCASLESAMLRWVHAPSKGMRRIAILMFNDCSLQGAGVVAEVFQAANELASSGSGGSLYDVSFLSADGGMVTSSSALRVWTDGLDARHYGGFDALYVAGGKGAFAAAGDERLIAWLRRIRRNTGMIRPIAEGRVLLEAAYVPDSKDSGDFHEPQSMPSRQAEQNGDAGDRLESMRSALAMIKRDLGSATARTVAERLLADSCSNLAPLLGEDGGLSPGDKVRAAARWLQENCQQSISIADAAQFAAMSERNFLRRFKMEMGITPSSFLLHERLAVTCSLLTESELPVDKIARRTGMGNGDRLAKVFRKRMRISPTEFRIQSRRMVGG
- a CDS encoding sugar phosphate nucleotidyltransferase translates to MLIKGDVSAASVNPDGALAGTTGARCARIVPVILAGGSGTRLWPVSRENYPKQLIDVVGSDSLLQATARRMDGFPAGWNVDVSPIIVCGEEHRFVIAEQLLENGVNARLVVEPARRDTAPALTLAASLACADGNDAILIVMPADHSIADVPALQGALERAARYAEQGSIATLGVPPTRPDTGFGYIRIGAPLTEGAHAIDGFVEKPAEEIAAQYVAAGTYWWNAGIFVVRARVWLDTLKRLQPEMHAACERAFADGRSEGAYFRPLADAFLSSPADSIDYAVMERLTDESDVSNASDVSAANEAPAPRGTDPRVSGANPSGVVVRLDAGWSDLGSWDAVWAAMEKDVNGNAGRGRVTFEGAVSSYAHSEGRLVACVGTTNVVVVETADAVLVVDRSHVQDVKGLVSRIKAQHAPEADVHRKVRRPWGFYDSIDHGERFQVKRIVVTPGAKLSLQLHHHRAEHWVVVRGTALVTRGEEQFLLSENESTYIPLGTRHRLENPGKVPLEIIEIQSGTYLGEDDIVRFNDNYGRCS